A stretch of the uncultured Cohaesibacter sp. genome encodes the following:
- the cobJ gene encoding precorrin-3B C(17)-methyltransferase → MEKVNRTNVIVCVTAGTADLAKSIRTILKDAGEVALVHGKEGTEGVDQVFTDSIIHIRSLFSEGKNVIAICASGIVIRAVAPLLDSKFDEPAVLSVSRDGASVVPLLGGHHGSNDLARLIAEGLKSHAAVTTAGDCKFSMAIDNPPKGWKLQNTRAAGPLMARMVNGEAVAVADDLDWVKKDKLTLADDAVIRLESSIEKASGNADALVYSAQKLVLGVGCERGVAADHLIDHISKVLDTNNLAVEALGLIASIDVKMDEAAIHAAAKHFGVPARFFPAAELEAQKDRLANPSDVVFSEVGCHGVAEGAALAAVGACGSLLVEKVKSDKATCAVGMAVAPFAGDLPGKARGRLSVVGIGPGQSEWRTPEATNRIAEAEELVGYGLYIDLLGPLGEGKSRSDFPLGGEEDRCRYALEQAGKGKNVALICSGDAGIYAMGALVMELLDRAADNGGVSDDAKRIELINVPGISALQAASVRFGAILGHDFCTVSLSDLLTPWETIEQRLEAVALGDFVVAFYNPVSIKRRTQLARAKEILLTKRPPETPVLLASNLGRPQENLRIRTLGDLEVDEVDMLTVVLVGSSQTRTFQNGDRSVGDNGWMAFTPRGYAKRIDADK, encoded by the coding sequence ATGGAAAAAGTGAACCGCACCAATGTGATCGTCTGCGTTACCGCGGGCACGGCAGATCTTGCCAAGTCGATCCGCACGATCCTGAAAGACGCCGGTGAAGTGGCTCTTGTGCATGGCAAGGAAGGCACCGAGGGAGTGGATCAGGTCTTTACTGACAGCATCATCCACATCCGCTCGCTCTTCTCTGAAGGCAAGAATGTCATCGCTATTTGCGCTAGCGGGATCGTGATCCGTGCCGTCGCGCCTTTGCTCGACAGCAAGTTCGATGAGCCTGCCGTTTTGTCCGTCTCCCGTGACGGAGCCTCGGTGGTGCCTCTTCTTGGTGGTCACCATGGCTCGAACGATCTTGCCCGTCTGATTGCGGAGGGATTGAAGTCTCATGCCGCAGTCACCACCGCGGGCGATTGCAAATTCAGCATGGCGATTGACAATCCCCCCAAAGGCTGGAAGCTGCAAAATACCCGCGCTGCAGGTCCTTTGATGGCGCGCATGGTCAATGGCGAAGCAGTTGCTGTTGCAGATGATCTTGACTGGGTCAAGAAAGACAAACTGACCCTTGCCGACGATGCGGTTATTCGTTTGGAAAGCAGCATCGAGAAAGCCTCCGGCAATGCTGATGCGCTGGTCTATAGCGCTCAGAAGTTGGTGCTTGGAGTTGGCTGTGAGCGCGGTGTTGCTGCGGATCACTTGATCGATCATATCTCCAAGGTGCTGGACACGAACAATCTCGCCGTGGAAGCTTTGGGTCTGATTGCTTCCATCGACGTCAAAATGGATGAAGCGGCCATTCATGCAGCAGCCAAGCATTTTGGTGTCCCTGCCCGTTTCTTCCCGGCCGCTGAGCTGGAAGCACAGAAGGATCGACTGGCCAATCCGTCTGACGTGGTTTTCTCGGAAGTCGGGTGCCATGGGGTGGCTGAAGGCGCTGCCTTGGCGGCCGTTGGGGCCTGTGGCTCTCTGCTGGTCGAGAAAGTGAAATCGGACAAAGCAACCTGTGCGGTTGGCATGGCTGTGGCTCCTTTTGCTGGCGATCTGCCCGGCAAGGCGCGTGGTCGCCTTTCTGTTGTTGGCATCGGTCCGGGTCAGTCGGAATGGCGCACGCCAGAAGCGACCAACCGGATTGCTGAAGCCGAAGAGCTCGTTGGCTATGGTCTTTATATTGATCTGCTGGGGCCATTGGGCGAAGGCAAGTCACGCAGTGACTTCCCGCTTGGTGGCGAGGAAGATCGTTGCCGCTATGCTCTTGAACAAGCAGGGAAAGGCAAGAATGTTGCCCTTATTTGCTCAGGCGATGCCGGCATTTATGCCATGGGTGCGCTGGTGATGGAATTGCTTGATCGTGCAGCCGACAATGGCGGTGTGTCTGACGATGCAAAACGGATCGAACTGATCAATGTGCCAGGCATTTCGGCGCTTCAGGCGGCTTCTGTTCGGTTTGGGGCCATTCTGGGCCATGACTTCTGCACGGTGTCTCTGTCGGACCTTTTGACGCCGTGGGAAACCATCGAGCAGCGCCTTGAAGCCGTGGCTTTGGGTGACTTTGTGGTGGCCTTCTATAATCCGGTTTCGATCAAACGCCGCACCCAGTTGGCACGGGCCAAGGAAATTCTGCTGACAAAACGCCCACCGGAAACCCCGGTTCTGCTGGCCTCCAATCTGGGCCGTCCGCAGGAAAATCTGCGCATTCGCACACTGGGTGATCTGGAAGTGGATGAAGTGGATATGCTGACCGTTGTGCTGGTTGGCTCGTCCCAAACCCGCACTTTCCAAAATGGCGACCGCTCGGTCGGAGACAATGGCTGGATGGCCTTCACCCCGCGCGGCTATGCCAAACGGATCGACGCTGACAAATAA
- a CDS encoding cobalt ABC transporter permease, whose translation MKLNKSILSTAGGALMMASIMVLPAHAHKVVVSAYADGTYIEGEIGFSSGDMAANTVVEVFDDAGNKVGETKTDEEGIFQFTPTKATPLIFRANLGQGHIANYRMEVDELPEIFSADQMKAAEEEKAKQASLIKEAEAETSKSGGAAIDPALLQAMISEGVKVELKAFKSEIASAVRKEVKPLYKEVAAYKEKNDMQSILGGIGYIFGLFGVGFYVAARRNRTKTKN comes from the coding sequence ATGAAATTGAACAAATCCATACTCTCAACTGCCGGTGGAGCGCTGATGATGGCAAGCATCATGGTGTTGCCGGCCCATGCCCACAAGGTGGTTGTATCCGCTTATGCGGACGGCACTTACATCGAAGGGGAAATCGGTTTTTCCAGCGGTGATATGGCAGCCAACACGGTTGTCGAAGTGTTTGATGATGCTGGCAACAAGGTCGGCGAAACCAAGACCGATGAAGAAGGCATCTTTCAGTTTACACCGACAAAAGCCACTCCATTGATCTTTCGGGCCAATTTGGGTCAAGGGCACATTGCCAATTACCGAATGGAAGTGGATGAATTGCCGGAAATCTTTTCTGCTGACCAAATGAAAGCTGCAGAGGAAGAAAAGGCCAAGCAGGCTTCCTTGATCAAGGAAGCCGAGGCTGAAACCAGCAAGAGCGGCGGTGCCGCCATTGATCCGGCCCTTTTGCAGGCCATGATCAGCGAAGGCGTCAAAGTCGAGCTGAAGGCCTTTAAATCCGAAATCGCTTCGGCAGTTCGCAAGGAAGTCAAACCTCTTTACAAAGAGGTCGCAGCCTATAAAGAAAAGAATGACATGCAGTCGATTCTTGGCGGAATAGGCTATATCTTCGGTCTCTTCGGTGTCGGCTTCTATGTGGCCGCACGCCGAAACCGCACCAAGACCAAAAACTGA
- the cbiQ gene encoding cobalt ECF transporter T component CbiQ, with protein MSDLLEQAGQIKTEQGMSQEAIKLVSNRLWIRQLDPRVRIFSVAAFAITVVQLTSMPILACALLLAIILMAQARLPFWSTAKRVAMMDGFIAFLLVMLPFTTPGEAMFTLWGFPASYEGLDKAIIILLKANAIVMVTMSLVGTMEAVTLGHALARLKVPEALVHLLLFTVRYIEVLHAEYQRLRTAMKCRGFVPSNSWHTYQSVGYLVGMLLIRSFERSERIMKAMKCRGFQGQFHLLDTMAFTRRDAVFFTFACLVMISMLMIEVLNGPVA; from the coding sequence ATGAGTGATTTGCTAGAACAGGCCGGTCAGATCAAAACCGAACAGGGAATGTCGCAAGAGGCGATCAAACTCGTCTCCAATCGACTGTGGATCCGGCAATTGGATCCGCGTGTTCGGATCTTTAGTGTCGCGGCCTTTGCGATCACGGTGGTTCAACTAACGAGCATGCCGATTTTGGCATGCGCTCTGCTGCTCGCCATTATATTGATGGCGCAGGCGCGGTTGCCTTTCTGGTCGACCGCCAAACGCGTTGCCATGATGGATGGCTTCATCGCCTTTCTTCTGGTGATGTTGCCCTTCACCACCCCCGGTGAGGCGATGTTCACCCTGTGGGGGTTCCCTGCCAGCTATGAAGGGCTGGACAAGGCCATTATCATTCTGCTCAAGGCCAATGCCATTGTGATGGTGACCATGTCGCTGGTCGGCACCATGGAGGCCGTGACATTGGGCCATGCGCTGGCACGGCTCAAGGTGCCGGAGGCTCTGGTCCATTTGCTTCTCTTTACCGTGCGTTATATCGAAGTGTTGCACGCGGAATATCAACGCCTCAGAACAGCCATGAAATGCCGTGGGTTCGTGCCGTCCAACAGCTGGCATACCTATCAAAGCGTTGGCTATCTGGTCGGGATGCTGCTGATCCGCTCGTTTGAACGCTCCGAACGCATCATGAAAGCCATGAAATGCCGCGGCTTTCAGGGGCAGTTCCATTTGCTCGACACAATGGCCTTCACCCGCCGGGATGCGGTCTTCTTTACCTTTGCCTGTCTGGTGATGATTTCCATGCTGATGATCGAGGTTCTGAATGGCCCCGTTGCTTGA
- the cobI gene encoding precorrin-2 C(20)-methyltransferase produces the protein MNKNGNGKLYGVGVGPGDPELISLKAARLIVAADVVAYPAPEGGESFARSIAKAHISTGCVEIEMPVPMKTERFPAQTVYDAGAKDIAEHLRAGRDVVVLCEGDPFFYGSFMYLHDRLHEEFEIEIVSGVSSLVACAGRLAQPLAGRNDVLTILPGPMESEEMERHLAMGGSFVIIKVGRHMPRIRAILEKHGLLANAGYVERATLPTEKVMRLADVDESCVPYFSMILIYDGGEAWKK, from the coding sequence ATGAACAAGAATGGAAATGGCAAACTTTATGGGGTCGGCGTCGGCCCCGGTGACCCGGAATTGATCAGCCTGAAAGCCGCTCGCTTGATCGTTGCCGCTGACGTTGTGGCCTATCCCGCGCCAGAAGGTGGCGAGAGCTTTGCCCGGTCGATTGCGAAGGCTCATATTTCCACCGGTTGCGTGGAAATCGAAATGCCCGTACCAATGAAAACAGAGCGTTTTCCGGCGCAGACCGTCTATGATGCAGGCGCCAAAGACATTGCCGAGCATCTGCGTGCCGGTCGCGATGTGGTGGTTCTGTGTGAAGGCGATCCTTTCTTCTATGGCAGCTTCATGTATTTGCATGATCGCCTGCATGAAGAATTCGAAATTGAAATTGTCTCTGGTGTTTCTTCGCTGGTGGCGTGCGCTGGCCGTCTGGCCCAGCCATTGGCTGGTCGCAATGACGTGCTGACTATTCTGCCCGGACCGATGGAAAGCGAAGAGATGGAGCGGCACCTGGCGATGGGTGGCTCTTTTGTCATCATCAAGGTTGGCCGTCACATGCCGCGCATTCGCGCCATTCTGGAAAAACACGGCCTGTTGGCCAATGCCGGTTACGTCGAGCGTGCCACCTTGCCAACGGAAAAGGTCATGCGCCTTGCCGATGTCGATGAAAGCTGCGTGCCTTATTTCTCAATGATCCTCATTTATGACGGAGGCGAAGCATGGAAAAAGTGA
- the cbiE gene encoding precorrin-6y C5,15-methyltransferase (decarboxylating) subunit CbiE has product MNDEAKEPWLSVIGIGESGVDDISNLGWSLLADAEHILGGARHLAMVPEDLAPNAERIVWPSPLSEVFARLKRLRGKKVVVLASGDPMFFGIGGTFSRHFPWEEVRVLPFPSSLSFAASRMGWPLNKTTLLTIHGRNPAALLPHYLPGAKLLILSKDGTSPATVAKQLVERGLEQASISVMEHLGGDKEKIIASSAAAIAAGGDAFRFADLNVIAVSLPQQMAHWLPVTPGLPDDAFEHDGKMTKRDIRASAMAKLAPHPNALLWDVGTGCGSIAIEWLRAHPTCRAVGIEPQEKRRAFALHNAEMLGVPHLRLLTGTAPDGLRGEEAPDAIFIGGGLSNDVVNFCLKALKPGGRLVAHAVTLGSEQLLLNLYQNHGGELTRLSIAKAEPVGPLHGWKSAMPVTQWVFLKQ; this is encoded by the coding sequence ATGAATGATGAAGCAAAAGAACCCTGGTTGAGCGTGATCGGCATCGGCGAGAGCGGTGTCGATGATATCAGCAACCTTGGCTGGTCCCTGTTGGCGGATGCGGAGCATATTCTGGGTGGTGCACGCCATCTGGCGATGGTGCCGGAAGATCTGGCCCCGAACGCCGAGCGCATCGTCTGGCCTTCCCCCTTGTCCGAGGTGTTTGCCCGCCTTAAACGCCTGCGGGGTAAAAAAGTGGTGGTCTTGGCCAGTGGCGACCCGATGTTCTTTGGCATTGGCGGCACCTTCTCGCGGCATTTCCCGTGGGAGGAAGTGCGGGTTCTGCCGTTCCCCAGTTCGTTGAGCTTTGCCGCCAGCCGGATGGGATGGCCACTCAATAAAACCACGCTTTTAACGATCCATGGCCGCAATCCTGCGGCCTTGTTGCCGCACTATTTGCCCGGAGCGAAGTTGCTGATCCTGTCCAAGGATGGCACGTCCCCGGCCACAGTCGCCAAACAACTGGTTGAGCGCGGTCTGGAGCAGGCTTCCATTTCGGTGATGGAGCATCTGGGCGGTGACAAGGAAAAGATCATCGCCAGCAGTGCCGCTGCCATTGCTGCGGGTGGCGATGCGTTCCGCTTTGCCGATCTCAATGTGATTGCAGTCTCTCTGCCCCAACAGATGGCCCATTGGCTACCGGTCACGCCGGGTCTGCCGGATGATGCCTTTGAGCATGATGGCAAAATGACCAAGCGGGATATTCGCGCCAGCGCAATGGCCAAGCTTGCGCCGCACCCCAATGCACTTTTGTGGGATGTGGGCACAGGCTGCGGCTCAATAGCCATTGAGTGGCTCCGTGCGCATCCAACCTGCCGTGCCGTTGGCATTGAGCCACAGGAAAAGCGCCGCGCCTTCGCCCTTCACAATGCCGAAATGCTGGGCGTGCCCCATTTGCGGCTGTTGACCGGCACAGCGCCTGACGGATTGCGCGGTGAGGAAGCACCCGACGCGATTTTCATTGGCGGTGGGTTGAGCAATGACGTCGTCAATTTCTGTCTCAAAGCCTTGAAACCCGGAGGGCGTCTTGTTGCCCATGCGGTCACGCTTGGGTCCGAACAGCTTCTTCTCAATCTTTATCAAAATCATGGAGGTGAGCTGACCCGCTTGTCAATTGCCAAGGCAGAGCCCGTCGGTCCACTCCATGGTTGGAAATCTGCAATGCCCGTGACCCAATGGGTCTTTCTCAAACAATAA
- a CDS encoding precorrin-8X methylmutase — protein MSHSYEKDPFAIYEQSFQIIRNETSDVLSDLPLNFEPIAVRLMHAVGMTDLVPDLRYSDNAVAAGLAALKAGKPILVDTQMVAGGITRRFLTKAYGGSDNGVMVTLNDPTVPTMAKEMGTTRSAAAMELWRPHLDGAIVAIGNAPTSLFRLLEMIREGAGKPALVLGFPVGFVGAAESKQALVDEADGLGLDYMALLGRRGGTPLASAAVNALAIAALGAKDQPRENLG, from the coding sequence ATGTCCCACTCTTATGAAAAAGATCCGTTTGCGATTTACGAGCAATCCTTTCAGATCATCCGCAATGAAACGAGCGACGTCCTGTCCGATCTGCCGTTGAATTTTGAACCCATTGCCGTGCGGTTGATGCATGCAGTGGGCATGACCGATCTGGTGCCGGATCTGCGCTACAGCGACAATGCGGTCGCGGCGGGTCTTGCAGCCTTGAAAGCCGGAAAGCCAATCCTTGTCGACACCCAAATGGTAGCAGGTGGCATCACCCGCCGTTTCCTAACCAAGGCCTATGGCGGTTCGGACAATGGCGTGATGGTGACGCTGAATGATCCGACTGTGCCAACCATGGCCAAAGAGATGGGTACGACCCGGTCCGCAGCAGCGATGGAGCTATGGCGGCCCCATCTGGACGGCGCGATCGTGGCCATTGGCAATGCGCCCACCTCGCTGTTCCGGTTGCTTGAAATGATCCGCGAAGGGGCTGGCAAACCGGCCCTGGTGCTCGGATTCCCGGTTGGCTTTGTAGGGGCTGCTGAATCCAAGCAGGCCCTGGTTGATGAAGCCGACGGACTGGGACTTGATTATATGGCCCTTCTGGGGCGCCGCGGCGGTACGCCGCTTGCCAGCGCAGCCGTCAATGCCTTGGCCATTGCAGCGCTTGGCGCAAAGGATCAACCGCGCGAAAATCTCGGTTGA
- a CDS encoding cobyrinate a,c-diamide synthase, translating into MTEMTGIPGLILAASSSNSGKTTLSLGLQRLFMRKGLKVAPAKTGPDYIDPAFHAVASGHPSINLDPWAMAPDALRARSQKQASGFDMLFVEGVMGLFDGAANGQGSTATLASILKLPVILVLDVKGQAQTAAAIANGIKLHDPDVIIGGVILNRVGSEIHESMLRESFAKVDIPVVGAVRVSEDLSLPSRHLGLVQASEHHELSDKIDRIADHVGQYVDLDQMLAIAQSRVAASQSARSDHTHQLAPLGRHIAIAKDAAFTFIYPHLTSEWQEQGAEISYFSPLKDETPSPDADAIYLPGGYPELYLEQLAVAQNFKASMQTAADAGILIFGECGGYMVLGRAITSKEGVAYPMLDLLPISTSFNKPKLKLGYRKLSHQSDLPWPEVLNAHEFHFSQITWMGEAESLFDAKAATGRDVGPMGQKVGSVFGSFAHIIGPARTG; encoded by the coding sequence ATGACGGAAATGACGGGCATACCGGGCCTGATTCTCGCTGCAAGCAGTTCCAATTCAGGCAAAACGACGCTGTCGCTTGGCTTGCAGCGGCTTTTCATGCGCAAAGGCCTCAAAGTTGCCCCTGCGAAAACAGGGCCGGATTATATCGATCCGGCCTTTCATGCGGTAGCATCGGGCCATCCCTCCATTAATCTAGATCCTTGGGCAATGGCGCCAGATGCCTTGCGGGCGCGCAGTCAGAAGCAGGCTTCAGGCTTTGATATGCTGTTCGTCGAAGGGGTGATGGGGCTGTTTGACGGTGCGGCCAACGGGCAGGGGTCCACTGCCACACTTGCCAGCATATTAAAGCTACCGGTCATTCTGGTGCTTGACGTGAAAGGGCAGGCGCAAACGGCGGCAGCCATTGCCAATGGTATCAAACTCCATGACCCCGATGTCATCATTGGGGGAGTCATTCTGAACCGGGTTGGCAGCGAAATCCACGAAAGCATGTTGCGCGAAAGCTTCGCCAAGGTCGATATTCCTGTGGTCGGTGCGGTGCGTGTATCCGAAGACCTCTCTTTGCCATCGCGTCATCTGGGATTGGTGCAGGCAAGCGAACATCACGAGCTGTCAGACAAGATCGACCGCATTGCAGACCATGTGGGTCAGTATGTCGATCTTGATCAAATGCTGGCCATTGCCCAATCTCGCGTTGCCGCTTCTCAGTCCGCTCGGTCGGACCACACCCATCAGCTGGCGCCACTAGGGCGTCATATTGCAATTGCCAAGGATGCTGCCTTTACCTTCATCTACCCCCATTTGACTTCCGAGTGGCAAGAGCAAGGCGCTGAAATTTCGTACTTTTCTCCTTTGAAAGACGAGACGCCATCCCCTGATGCAGATGCCATCTATTTGCCGGGCGGCTATCCGGAATTGTATCTGGAGCAATTGGCTGTCGCCCAAAACTTCAAAGCGAGCATGCAGACCGCGGCAGACGCTGGAATCCTTATTTTCGGGGAATGTGGGGGTTATATGGTGTTGGGACGCGCCATTACCTCAAAAGAGGGCGTCGCCTATCCGATGTTGGATTTGCTGCCAATCAGCACAAGTTTTAATAAGCCTAAGTTAAAATTAGGCTATAGAAAACTTAGCCATCAATCAGATTTGCCGTGGCCGGAAGTCCTCAATGCGCACGAATTCCACTTCTCCCAAATCACCTGGATGGGAGAGGCGGAAAGCCTGTTTGATGCCAAGGCAGCAACGGGCCGCGATGTTGGCCCCATGGGGCAAAAAGTCGGCTCGGTTTTTGGATCCTTTGCCCATATCATCGGTCCAGCCCGAACAGGCTGA
- the cbiM gene encoding cobalt transporter CbiM, with translation MHIIDGALTNEVVIAGAALSVGGLVMGLRKLDMELIPAAGVLSATFFVASLIHVPLGFSSVHLIMNGLAGIILGWAAFPTLFVALLLQAVFFAFGGISVLGVNTLNIAGPAVIVGLVARPMILRATSAKTVAIVGGIAGGLAVSLTTLFVAVSLGLSGENFVAAAKLVFIAHIPVMIVEGLLSAAAMYLIYRVKPELFHVMSQKL, from the coding sequence ATGCATATCATTGATGGCGCCCTGACCAACGAAGTTGTCATTGCCGGTGCCGCCCTGTCAGTGGGCGGCCTGGTTATGGGACTTCGTAAACTGGATATGGAACTGATCCCGGCAGCGGGTGTGTTGAGTGCGACGTTCTTTGTCGCCTCACTCATCCATGTACCACTCGGATTTTCCAGTGTTCACCTGATCATGAATGGCCTTGCGGGCATTATTCTCGGCTGGGCAGCCTTCCCTACCCTGTTTGTTGCTCTATTGCTGCAAGCGGTATTTTTCGCCTTTGGCGGCATCTCCGTGCTTGGGGTCAATACGCTTAACATTGCAGGCCCGGCGGTAATCGTCGGCCTCGTTGCGCGTCCCATGATCCTGCGTGCCACCTCTGCCAAAACCGTTGCAATTGTTGGCGGTATTGCGGGCGGGCTGGCTGTGTCGTTGACCACTTTGTTTGTTGCGGTCAGTCTTGGCCTTTCAGGCGAGAATTTCGTTGCCGCAGCCAAGCTGGTGTTCATCGCCCATATCCCGGTGATGATTGTTGAAGGATTGTTGAGTGCCGCCGCGATGTATCTGATCTATCGCGTCAAGCCGGAACTCTTCCATGTTATGAGCCAAAAGCTATGA
- a CDS encoding ABC transporter ATP-binding protein, giving the protein MAPLLETENLHFGYLGYPACLNGVSFALHTGERLGLVGHNGAGKSTLLHLLVGLNKPSAGRIGAFGRDYETEDDFRLLRRRVGLVFQDPDDQLFCPTVAEDVAFGPLNLGYSKDDAMSIVDETLAALNLSEFRDRVTHKLSGGQKRLVSLATVLAMKPDILLLDEPTNALDEKTRLRLIEILVSLPQAMIVVSHDRAFREEVVTRTILMEGGQIS; this is encoded by the coding sequence ATGGCCCCGTTGCTTGAAACAGAGAATCTCCATTTCGGCTATCTTGGATATCCGGCTTGTCTGAATGGCGTGTCCTTTGCACTCCATACCGGAGAGCGCCTTGGTCTGGTAGGCCACAACGGGGCAGGCAAAAGCACCTTGCTGCATTTGCTGGTCGGGTTGAACAAGCCCAGTGCCGGGCGGATTGGTGCCTTTGGGCGGGATTATGAAACGGAAGATGATTTTCGTCTGCTGCGTCGTCGGGTCGGGCTGGTTTTCCAAGACCCGGACGACCAACTCTTTTGCCCGACTGTGGCGGAAGATGTGGCCTTTGGGCCGCTTAATCTGGGCTACAGCAAGGACGATGCGATGAGCATCGTTGATGAGACGCTTGCCGCTCTCAACCTGTCGGAATTTCGCGATCGTGTAACCCACAAATTATCCGGCGGGCAGAAGCGTCTCGTATCACTGGCGACTGTGCTTGCCATGAAGCCGGACATCCTGTTGCTGGACGAACCGACCAACGCACTGGACGAAAAGACCCGTCTGCGTTTGATCGAGATCCTTGTTTCCCTACCCCAAGCCATGATTGTTGTGTCTCACGACAGGGCATTCCGCGAGGAAGTAGTTACACGTACTATTCTGATGGAGGGTGGACAAATCAGCTAA
- the cobA gene encoding uroporphyrinogen-III C-methyltransferase, protein MSLFEGMPEFLPGWVWLVGAGPGDRGLLTLHAINAIRQADVIVYDALVDKSILSLAHSGVVTEYAGKRGGKPSPKQKDINLRLIELAKQGKRVLRLKGGDPLIFGRGGEEALQLVAEKIPFRIVPGITAGIGGLCYAGIPATHRAVNQSVTFLTGHDQTGELPSALDWDALAKGSQVLVMYMAMKHLSSIVDKLIAGGRRPEEGAAVVCNATTPDQRILVSTLGEIVDDLEKTDLAPPALFVIGDVVKLRAGLDWLGHAEYGKVLVADPLAAPALHETVNA, encoded by the coding sequence ATGTCCCTTTTTGAAGGTATGCCGGAATTTCTTCCCGGCTGGGTATGGCTCGTGGGCGCAGGCCCCGGTGATCGTGGATTGTTGACATTGCATGCCATCAACGCGATCCGCCAAGCCGATGTGATCGTGTATGACGCTTTGGTCGATAAGTCCATCCTCTCTTTGGCGCACTCTGGTGTTGTGACCGAATATGCAGGCAAGCGCGGAGGCAAGCCGTCTCCGAAGCAAAAAGACATCAATCTGCGGCTGATCGAACTGGCAAAACAGGGCAAGCGCGTGTTGCGTTTGAAAGGCGGCGACCCTTTGATTTTTGGCCGTGGCGGCGAAGAGGCTCTGCAACTGGTTGCCGAAAAAATACCTTTCCGCATTGTCCCGGGCATCACCGCCGGTATTGGCGGGCTGTGCTATGCGGGGATTCCGGCCACCCATCGCGCGGTCAACCAGTCAGTCACCTTCCTGACCGGTCACGACCAGACCGGGGAACTGCCATCCGCATTGGATTGGGATGCCTTGGCCAAAGGGTCACAGGTCTTGGTCATGTATATGGCCATGAAGCATCTCAGCTCAATCGTTGACAAGTTGATCGCCGGTGGCCGTCGCCCCGAAGAGGGGGCGGCAGTGGTATGCAATGCGACCACCCCGGACCAGCGCATTCTGGTCTCCACCTTGGGCGAAATTGTAGACGATCTTGAGAAAACAGATCTCGCACCACCGGCCTTGTTCGTCATTGGCGATGTGGTCAAATTGCGCGCGGGCCTTGATTGGCTTGGCCATGCGGAATATGGCAAGGTTCTCGTCGCCGATCCGCTTGCAGCGCCTGCCTTGCACGAGACTGTGAACGCATGA
- the cobM gene encoding precorrin-4 C(11)-methyltransferase, which yields MTVYFIGAGPGAPDLITVRGLKLIQQCPVCLFAGSLVPESTVAEAPEGALVKDTAPMHLDEIIVDIKEAHDKGQDVARVHSGDPSIYGAIAEQMRRLDDLEIPYEVVPGVPAFAAAAAALGTELTVPGIAQTIILTRTAMKSSSMPEGESLDKLGASGATLAIHLSVRNIPQIERDLIPHYGEDCPAVVAYRVGWPDQSFIRGTLSTIRQKVREAKITRTALILVGPAMGAKGFADSKLYDADFSHVLRVGTKGAVEEDA from the coding sequence ATGACAGTCTATTTCATTGGCGCCGGTCCCGGAGCGCCCGACCTTATCACCGTTCGCGGCCTTAAACTGATTCAGCAATGCCCGGTCTGCCTGTTTGCAGGCTCGTTGGTGCCAGAATCCACCGTTGCCGAAGCACCTGAAGGCGCATTGGTCAAGGATACAGCGCCGATGCATCTCGATGAGATCATCGTCGACATCAAGGAAGCACACGACAAGGGTCAGGATGTGGCCCGCGTCCATTCCGGTGATCCATCGATCTATGGGGCGATTGCCGAGCAAATGCGCCGCCTTGATGATCTTGAAATCCCGTACGAAGTTGTACCGGGCGTACCAGCCTTTGCTGCTGCGGCTGCTGCGTTGGGGACTGAATTGACCGTACCGGGCATTGCCCAGACGATCATTCTGACCCGGACCGCGATGAAATCTTCTTCCATGCCGGAAGGGGAAAGCCTCGACAAGCTGGGTGCGTCTGGCGCGACCCTTGCGATCCACCTGTCGGTCCGCAACATTCCGCAGATCGAGCGCGACCTCATCCCGCATTATGGCGAAGATTGCCCCGCAGTTGTCGCCTATCGTGTTGGATGGCCGGATCAGTCTTTCATTCGCGGCACCTTATCGACCATTCGCCAGAAGGTGCGCGAAGCCAAGATTACCCGCACAGCCCTGATTTTGGTCGGACCGGCCATGGGCGCAAAGGGCTTTGCCGATTCCAAACTCTATGATGCAGACTTCTCGCATGTCCTGCGCGTGGGAACAAAGGGCGCTGTCGAAGAAGACGCGTAA